A section of the Quatrionicoccus australiensis genome encodes:
- the holA gene encoding DNA polymerase III subunit delta, with the protein MLLRGEQLAAHLERELRPLYVLYGDEPLLVIEAADAIRARSRQMGYSEREVLTVLPQFDWGQLLAAGGNMSLFGDKKLIDLRIPTGKPGKEGSAALQQWCQNLSMDNLLLITLPELDWREEKAVWFTALVNAGVAIKLMAPPLAELPGWIAGRLRRQQQSADVDSLKFIAERVEGNLLAAHQEIQKLGLLYPAGQLSAAQIRDAVLNVARYDIEGLREALLAGDIARLTRTLDGLMQEGEAPPLVLWAMSEEIRALTIIRAGMDAGRPVDQLLKDAKVWGPRANPVKKALQRLSTAGLEAALRHAGQIDRLAKGIGQGNIWEEFLRLGLRLSTGR; encoded by the coding sequence ATGCTGCTGCGCGGCGAACAGCTCGCGGCGCACCTCGAACGCGAGTTGCGCCCGCTCTACGTGCTTTACGGCGACGAGCCGCTGCTCGTCATCGAAGCGGCCGACGCCATCCGCGCCCGCTCGCGCCAGATGGGCTACAGCGAACGCGAAGTGCTGACCGTGCTGCCGCAATTCGACTGGGGCCAGTTGCTCGCCGCCGGCGGCAACATGTCATTGTTCGGCGACAAGAAACTGATCGACCTGCGCATTCCCACCGGCAAGCCGGGCAAGGAAGGCAGCGCGGCGCTGCAGCAGTGGTGCCAGAACCTGTCGATGGACAACCTGCTGCTGATCACCCTGCCCGAACTCGACTGGCGCGAGGAAAAGGCCGTCTGGTTCACGGCCCTGGTCAATGCCGGCGTCGCGATCAAGCTGATGGCACCGCCGCTCGCCGAACTGCCGGGCTGGATCGCCGGTCGCCTGCGCCGGCAGCAGCAGAGCGCCGATGTCGACAGCCTCAAATTCATCGCCGAGCGCGTCGAGGGCAACCTGCTCGCCGCGCACCAGGAAATCCAGAAACTTGGCCTGCTCTATCCGGCCGGGCAGTTGAGCGCGGCGCAGATTCGCGATGCCGTGCTCAATGTCGCCCGCTACGACATCGAAGGCCTGCGCGAAGCGCTGCTCGCCGGCGACATCGCCCGCCTGACGCGGACGCTGGACGGCCTGATGCAGGAAGGCGAAGCGCCGCCGCTGGTGTTGTGGGCGATGAGCGAGGAAATCCGGGCGCTGACCATCATTCGCGCCGGCATGGACGCCGGCCGGCCGGTCGATCAACTGCTCAAGGATGCGAAAGTCTGGGGACCGCGCGCCAACCCGGTGAAAAAGGCCCTGCAGCGCCTGTCGACCGCTGGCCTTGAGGCTGCGCTACGCCATGCCGGTCAGATCGACCGCCTGGCCAAGGGCATCGGCCAGGGCAACATCTGGGAAGAGTTTTTGCGACTGGGCCTGCGCCTGAGCACCGGCCGCTAG
- a CDS encoding glutamate-5-semialdehyde dehydrogenase, translating to MDIKEYMQDIGRRARAASRRLAGATTAEKNAALLHLAAAIRREKAALLAANAEDLDAARANGLEAAMLDRLTLTEKGVESMAAGVEQVAGLADPIGEMTDIKFRPTGIQVGKMRVPLGVIGIIYEARPNVTADAAALCLKSGNAAILRGGSEAINCNRAIAALVQEGLQAAGLPADCVQVIATTDRAAVGELITMREFVDVIVPRGGKGLIARLLAEARVPMIQHLDGNCHVYLEEEADPNKALRIVENSKTQRYGTCNTAESLLVDRSVAAMLLPPIAHMLTGKGVEIRGCAETCAILPNAVAATEEDYYTEYLAPIISVKVVSGIDEAIARINQYSSHHTEAIVTDNHPKAMRFLREVDSASVMINASTRFADGFEYGLGAEIGISTDKIHARGPVGLDGLTSQKWVVLGDGHVRG from the coding sequence ATGGACATCAAGGAATACATGCAGGACATCGGGCGTCGCGCCCGTGCCGCCTCGCGCCGCCTGGCCGGCGCCACCACCGCCGAAAAAAATGCCGCACTGCTGCATCTCGCCGCGGCCATCCGCCGCGAGAAGGCCGCGCTGCTCGCCGCCAACGCCGAGGACCTCGACGCCGCCCGCGCCAATGGCCTGGAGGCGGCGATGCTCGATCGCCTGACGCTGACCGAAAAGGGCGTCGAAAGCATGGCAGCAGGCGTCGAACAGGTCGCCGGCCTGGCCGATCCGATCGGCGAGATGACCGACATCAAGTTCCGCCCGACCGGCATCCAGGTCGGCAAGATGCGCGTGCCGCTCGGCGTCATCGGCATCATTTACGAAGCACGCCCGAACGTCACCGCCGATGCCGCCGCGCTCTGCCTGAAGTCGGGCAATGCGGCCATCCTGCGCGGCGGTTCGGAAGCCATCAACTGCAACCGCGCCATCGCCGCCCTCGTCCAGGAAGGCCTGCAGGCCGCCGGCCTGCCCGCCGACTGCGTGCAGGTGATCGCCACCACCGACCGCGCCGCGGTCGGCGAACTGATCACCATGCGCGAGTTTGTCGACGTAATCGTGCCGCGCGGCGGCAAGGGCCTGATCGCCCGCCTGCTCGCCGAAGCCCGCGTACCGATGATCCAGCACCTCGATGGTAACTGCCACGTCTATCTGGAAGAGGAAGCCGACCCGAACAAGGCGCTGCGCATCGTCGAAAATTCAAAGACGCAGCGCTACGGCACCTGCAACACCGCCGAGTCGCTGTTGGTCGACCGTTCGGTTGCCGCCATGCTGCTGCCGCCGATTGCCCACATGTTGACCGGCAAGGGCGTCGAAATCCGCGGCTGCGCGGAAACCTGCGCCATCCTGCCGAATGCCGTTGCCGCGACGGAAGAGGACTACTACACCGAATACCTGGCGCCGATCATTTCGGTCAAGGTGGTTTCCGGCATCGACGAGGCGATTGCCCGCATCAACCAATATTCGTCGCACCACACCGAAGCCATCGTCACCGACAACCATCCGAAGGCGATGCGCTTCCTGCGCGAAGTCGATTCGGCCTCGGTCATGATCAACGCCTCGACACGCTTCGCCGATGGCTTCGAATACGGCCTGGGTGCCGAGATCGGCATCTCGACCGACAAGATCCACGCGCGCGGCCCGGTCGGTCTCGACGGCCTGACCAGCCAGAAGTGGGTCGTCCTCGGCGACGGTCACGTACGCGGCTAA
- a CDS encoding bacteriohemerythrin yields MTIIWSPDLNTGIDIIDHQHRRIVDFINDLEAAQVLGDKKQIRQVIYDCVDYTLSHFAFEESMQEEAGYQYCKPHKKVHELFTRKVTEYQERMELGDDVAEELHAMLARWLVNHIKRDDADYVSVVKANMKTETPPTEAKKQTGWFRKLFG; encoded by the coding sequence ATGACCATCATCTGGAGCCCCGATCTGAACACGGGGATCGACATCATCGACCACCAGCATCGCCGCATCGTCGACTTCATCAACGATCTCGAAGCCGCGCAGGTTCTCGGCGACAAGAAACAGATCCGCCAGGTGATCTACGACTGCGTCGATTACACGCTGTCGCACTTCGCCTTCGAGGAAAGCATGCAGGAAGAGGCTGGCTACCAGTACTGCAAGCCGCACAAGAAGGTGCATGAACTGTTCACGCGCAAGGTCACCGAATACCAGGAGCGCATGGAACTGGGCGACGATGTCGCCGAGGAACTGCATGCCATGCTCGCCCGCTGGCTGGTCAACCACATCAAGCGCGACGATGCCGACTACGTCAGCGTGGTCAAGGCCAACATGAAGACCGAAACCCCGCCGACCGAAGCAAAGAAACAGACCGGCTGGTTCCGCAAACTGTTCGGTTAA
- a CDS encoding LPS-assembly lipoprotein LptE, which yields MRVPFRLLLAVIIAAVLTGCGFHLRGTVSGNLPYKTFYIALPDTSEINVWLQRYIKASGKTEIVSDAQNAEAIFQQVNDGRQKTILSVNAQGRVREYRLQMNYTFRVVNAKGQVLIAPNEINLIRDITYNDSAVLAKDLEEAMLWRDMNTDLVNQIMRRLSLIKPKNPDQEEDE from the coding sequence ATGCGCGTCCCGTTCAGGCTACTGCTCGCAGTGATCATCGCCGCCGTCCTCACCGGCTGCGGCTTCCACCTGCGCGGGACGGTCAGCGGCAATCTGCCCTACAAGACCTTTTACATCGCGCTGCCGGACACCTCCGAAATCAATGTCTGGCTGCAGCGCTACATCAAGGCGAGCGGCAAGACCGAAATCGTCAGCGATGCGCAGAACGCCGAAGCCATCTTCCAGCAGGTCAACGACGGCCGCCAGAAGACCATTCTCAGCGTCAATGCCCAAGGCCGCGTGCGCGAATACCGCCTGCAGATGAATTACACCTTCCGCGTCGTCAATGCCAAGGGCCAGGTACTGATCGCGCCGAACGAGATCAACCTGATCCGCGACATCACCTACAACGACTCCGCAGTGCTCGCCAAGGATCTGGAAGAAGCGATGCTGTGGCGCGACATGAACACCGACCTGGTCAACCAGATCATGCGCCGGCTGTCGCTGATCAAGCCGAAGAATCCCGACCAGGAAGAAGACGAGTAA